From Streptomyces sp. NBC_00237, a single genomic window includes:
- a CDS encoding HAD family phosphatase, whose protein sequence is MTSTVPAPMTSTAEGSTLQAVFLDMDGTLVDTEGLWWEAERDVFAALGHQLDESWRDVVVGGPMTRSAGFLIESTGADITLPELTVALNDSFEARITRGVPMMPGAAALLAELRAHAVPTALVSASHRRIIDRILESVGPHASFDLTVAGDEIARTKPHPDPYLHAAGSLGADPARCAVVEDTATGVASAEAAGCRVVAVPSVAPIAPAQGRVVVGSLEEVNLAFLRTLFTGMH, encoded by the coding sequence AGTACGGTTCCCGCGCCGATGACCAGTACGGCCGAAGGTTCCACCCTCCAGGCGGTCTTCCTGGACATGGACGGCACCCTCGTCGACACCGAGGGCCTCTGGTGGGAGGCCGAGAGAGACGTCTTCGCCGCCCTCGGACACCAACTGGACGAATCCTGGCGGGACGTGGTCGTCGGCGGCCCCATGACCCGCAGCGCCGGATTCCTCATCGAGTCCACCGGTGCCGACATCACCCTCCCCGAACTGACCGTCGCCCTCAACGACAGCTTCGAGGCCCGCATCACCCGCGGCGTACCCATGATGCCGGGAGCCGCCGCCCTGCTGGCCGAGCTGCGCGCACACGCCGTCCCCACGGCCCTCGTCTCGGCCTCCCACCGGCGCATCATCGACCGCATCCTGGAATCGGTCGGCCCGCACGCCTCCTTCGACCTGACCGTCGCGGGCGACGAGATCGCCCGTACGAAGCCCCACCCCGACCCCTACCTCCACGCCGCCGGCAGCCTCGGCGCGGACCCCGCCCGCTGCGCGGTCGTCGAGGACACCGCGACCGGAGTGGCCTCCGCCGAAGCGGCGGGCTGCCGGGTCGTCGCCGTCCCCTCGGTCGCACCGATCGCCCCGGCCCAAGGGCGCGTCGTGGTCGGCTCGCTCGAAGAAGTGAACCTCGCATTTCTCCGTACGCTGTTCACGGGAATGCACTGA
- a CDS encoding ABC transporter substrate-binding protein, whose translation MNRKTLVLPAIAVLITPVLAACGGTDTAEGAGKPIVVGTTDSFVATKAAPAPFDPAHSYDVGAWNVLRQTLQTLMRVPRGGGEPVTEAAESCQFTDTKNTSYRCKLRSGLTFSDGKALNAADVKFSIERSLKIKDRNGPVSLLTNIDIVEAKGENEVVFHLKTPDATFPYKLATPAASIVDDQTYAADKVRAGFEVTGSGPYTVKVDKDGANFTKAVFTKNPKYKGGVTFNNDKVEIRSYKDSESMEKALKSGEIDMMSRTITPQQITDLSGKRDQGIKLVELPGLEIRYLGFDTEDPAVKNKAVRQAMATVIDRTALARAVYGDSAEPLYSIIPTSISGHKNSFFNKYTAGDVKKAGDLLRGARITTPVKLTLTYTTDHYGSATKKEFEILQKQLNGSKLFDVTLQGVPWSTFSESQKAGKYAVYGMGWFPDFTDADNYVAPFLDKSNFLNSPYVNDQIRTQLIPQSRREQDRGAATGTFEKIQDIVADDVPILPLWQGKQYIAARSDITGTEWAVNFAADLQLWELGRGVA comes from the coding sequence ATGAACCGCAAGACTCTGGTGCTGCCGGCGATAGCCGTACTGATCACCCCCGTACTGGCCGCCTGCGGCGGCACGGACACCGCCGAAGGCGCCGGCAAGCCCATCGTCGTGGGCACCACGGACAGCTTCGTCGCCACGAAGGCCGCCCCCGCCCCCTTCGACCCGGCCCACTCCTACGACGTCGGCGCCTGGAACGTCCTGCGGCAGACCCTCCAGACCCTCATGCGCGTCCCGCGCGGCGGCGGCGAACCCGTCACCGAGGCCGCCGAGAGCTGCCAGTTCACCGACACCAAGAACACCAGCTACCGCTGCAAGCTGCGCAGCGGACTCACCTTCTCCGACGGCAAGGCCCTCAACGCCGCCGACGTGAAGTTCTCCATCGAGCGCTCCCTGAAGATCAAGGACCGGAACGGCCCGGTCTCCCTCCTCACCAACATCGACATCGTCGAGGCCAAGGGCGAGAACGAGGTGGTCTTCCACCTCAAGACCCCCGACGCCACCTTCCCGTACAAGCTGGCCACCCCCGCCGCCTCCATCGTCGACGACCAGACCTACGCCGCCGACAAGGTGCGCGCGGGCTTCGAGGTCACCGGCTCCGGACCGTACACCGTCAAGGTCGACAAGGACGGCGCGAACTTCACCAAGGCCGTCTTCACCAAGAACCCGAAGTACAAGGGCGGCGTCACGTTCAACAACGACAAGGTCGAGATCCGCTCCTACAAGGACTCCGAGTCCATGGAGAAGGCGCTGAAGAGCGGCGAGATCGACATGATGTCGCGCACCATCACCCCCCAGCAGATCACCGACCTGTCCGGCAAGCGCGACCAGGGCATCAAGCTCGTCGAACTCCCCGGACTGGAGATCCGCTACCTCGGCTTCGACACCGAGGACCCCGCCGTCAAGAACAAGGCCGTTCGCCAGGCCATGGCCACCGTCATCGACCGCACCGCCCTCGCCCGGGCCGTGTACGGAGACAGCGCCGAACCGCTCTACTCGATCATCCCCACGAGCATCTCCGGCCACAAGAACTCCTTCTTCAACAAGTACACCGCGGGTGACGTGAAGAAGGCCGGGGACCTGCTGCGCGGCGCGCGCATCACCACCCCCGTCAAGCTGACCCTGACGTACACCACCGACCACTACGGCTCCGCCACGAAGAAGGAGTTCGAGATCCTGCAGAAGCAGCTCAACGGCTCCAAGCTCTTCGACGTGACCCTCCAGGGCGTCCCGTGGAGCACCTTCAGCGAGTCGCAGAAGGCCGGAAAGTACGCCGTCTACGGCATGGGCTGGTTCCCCGACTTCACCGACGCCGACAACTACGTCGCACCGTTCCTCGACAAGTCGAACTTCCTCAACAGCCCCTACGTCAACGACCAGATCCGCACCCAGCTCATCCCGCAGTCCCGCCGCGAGCAGGACCGAGGCGCCGCCACCGGCACCTTCGAGAAGATCCAGGACATCGTCGCCGACGACGTCCCGATCCTCCCGCTCTGGCAGGGCAAGCAGTACATCGCCGCCCGCAGCGACATCACCGGCACCGAATGGGCCGTCAACTTCGCCGCCGACCTCCAGCTCTGGGAACTCGGCCGAGGCGTCGCCTGA
- a CDS encoding ABC transporter substrate-binding protein, whose amino-acid sequence MQIRKWPTALLTAGLSAGLLTGCGTTSSSGGGSTSGTGQPVTMGMSDEIKATDPASGYDPGSWLLFNNVFQSLLAFPKGGSEPQPEAAQNCAFDTGSTVYRCTLREGLTFSNGNPLTSQDVKYSFERTLKINDPAGPAVMLSTIKSIDTPDDSKVVFHLKVPDATFPSKIASGAGSIVDHRAYPADKLRTDGKADGSGPYRLDSFGKGQAAFTVNNGYRGTAKIKNTGMTLKLFHDDRKALAQALKKGDIDFAYRGLTAKDTAATEAEAVSGDQRLDPVEGSSAEVHHLVFNAKDPVVGKPGVRRAIAYLVDREALVRDVYQSTATPLYSIVPAGINGHNTAFFNRYGSRPQPAKAREALRGEGIKGKVKLTLWATPSRYGPATVEEFKTLAKQLNRSGLFDADVKSVEQGQYEKDIAAGKYGAYVKGWVPDYPDPENFTQPFFGEGNVISNNYENTEITNKLLPASAAAADRGATSEEFNRLQNLVAEDVPLLPLWQGKQYAVARSNVSGLEWTLDTSTVFRFWEISKS is encoded by the coding sequence GTGCAGATACGTAAGTGGCCGACGGCCCTCCTCACAGCAGGGCTGTCGGCCGGCCTCCTCACCGGCTGCGGAACCACCAGCAGCAGCGGTGGCGGCAGCACGAGCGGCACCGGACAGCCCGTCACCATGGGCATGTCCGACGAGATCAAGGCCACCGACCCGGCCTCCGGCTACGACCCCGGCTCCTGGCTGCTCTTCAACAACGTCTTCCAGTCCTTGCTCGCCTTCCCCAAGGGCGGCTCCGAGCCCCAGCCCGAGGCCGCCCAGAACTGCGCCTTCGACACGGGCAGCACCGTCTACCGCTGCACCCTGCGCGAGGGCCTCACCTTCAGCAACGGCAACCCGCTCACCTCCCAGGACGTCAAGTACTCCTTCGAGCGCACCCTGAAGATCAACGACCCCGCCGGGCCGGCCGTCATGCTCTCCACCATCAAGAGCATCGACACCCCCGACGACAGCAAGGTCGTCTTCCACCTCAAGGTCCCCGACGCGACCTTCCCCAGCAAGATCGCCTCCGGCGCCGGGTCCATCGTCGACCACCGCGCCTACCCCGCAGACAAGCTCCGCACCGACGGCAAGGCCGACGGCTCCGGCCCCTACCGGCTCGACTCCTTCGGCAAGGGCCAGGCCGCCTTCACCGTCAACAACGGCTACCGAGGCACCGCCAAGATCAAGAACACCGGCATGACCCTCAAGCTCTTCCACGACGACCGCAAGGCCCTCGCGCAAGCGCTCAAGAAGGGCGACATCGACTTCGCCTACCGAGGTCTCACCGCCAAGGACACCGCCGCCACCGAAGCCGAAGCCGTCAGCGGCGACCAGCGCCTGGACCCCGTCGAAGGCAGCAGCGCCGAAGTCCACCACCTCGTCTTCAACGCCAAGGACCCCGTCGTCGGCAAGCCCGGCGTCCGCCGCGCCATCGCCTACCTCGTCGACCGCGAAGCGCTCGTCCGCGACGTCTACCAGTCGACCGCCACCCCGCTCTACTCGATCGTCCCCGCGGGCATCAACGGCCACAACACCGCCTTCTTCAACCGGTACGGCAGCCGCCCCCAGCCCGCCAAGGCCCGCGAGGCCCTGCGCGGCGAAGGCATCAAGGGCAAGGTCAAGCTCACCCTCTGGGCCACCCCCAGCCGCTACGGCCCCGCCACCGTCGAGGAGTTCAAGACCCTCGCCAAGCAGCTCAACCGCAGCGGCCTCTTCGACGCCGACGTCAAGTCCGTCGAACAGGGCCAGTACGAGAAGGACATCGCCGCCGGAAAGTACGGCGCCTACGTCAAGGGCTGGGTCCCCGACTACCCGGACCCGGAGAACTTCACCCAGCCGTTCTTCGGCGAGGGCAACGTGATCTCCAACAACTACGAGAACACCGAGATCACCAACAAGCTCCTCCCCGCCAGCGCGGCCGCCGCCGACCGAGGCGCCACCTCCGAGGAGTTCAACCGCCTCCAGAACCTCGTCGCCGAGGACGTCCCCCTCCTCCCGCTCTGGCAGGGCAAGCAGTACGCCGTCGCCCGGTCGAACGTCTCCGGCCTGGAGTGGACCCTCGACACCTCGACGGTCTTCCGCTTCTGGGAGATCAGCAAGAGCTGA
- a CDS encoding response regulator transcription factor has protein sequence MAIRVLLVDDQPLLRTGFRMILEAEQDLAVVGEAGDGLQALDQVRALQPDVVLMDIRMPRMDGVEATRQITGPGRDGPAKVLVLTTFDLDEYVVEALRAGASGFLLKDAPAHELVQAIRVVAAGEAMLAPSITRRLLDKYADHLPSGEDEMPDTLHTLTEREVEVLKLVARGLSNAEIAADLFVSETTVKTHVGHVLTKLGLRDRVQAAVYAYESGLVRPGAQ, from the coding sequence GTGGCTATCCGCGTCCTACTGGTCGACGACCAGCCCCTGCTGCGTACCGGTTTCCGGATGATTCTGGAGGCCGAGCAGGACCTTGCGGTCGTCGGCGAGGCCGGTGACGGTTTGCAGGCGCTCGATCAGGTGCGGGCGTTGCAGCCCGATGTGGTGCTGATGGACATCCGGATGCCGCGGATGGACGGGGTGGAGGCGACTCGGCAGATCACGGGTCCGGGGCGTGACGGTCCGGCGAAGGTGCTGGTGCTGACGACGTTCGACCTGGACGAGTACGTGGTGGAGGCGCTGCGGGCGGGGGCCAGCGGGTTCCTGCTGAAGGATGCTCCGGCGCACGAGTTGGTGCAGGCGATCCGGGTGGTCGCCGCGGGTGAGGCGATGCTGGCGCCGAGCATCACGCGCCGTCTGCTGGACAAGTACGCGGATCATCTGCCGTCGGGCGAGGACGAGATGCCGGACACTCTGCACACGCTGACCGAGCGTGAGGTGGAGGTGCTGAAGCTGGTGGCGCGCGGGTTGTCGAACGCGGAGATCGCGGCGGACCTGTTCGTGAGCGAGACGACCGTCAAGACGCATGTGGGCCATGTGCTGACGAAGCTGGGGCTGCGCGACCGGGTGCAGGCCGCGGTGTACGCGTACGAGAGCGGTCTGGTGCGGCCGGGCGCGCAGTAG